A DNA window from Chryseobacterium scophthalmum contains the following coding sequences:
- the pckA gene encoding phosphoenolpyruvate carboxykinase (ATP), translating to MKNAKIVQDLQKLGIKGDYELIYNPSYEELYQAEVSPENQGFEKAELTESGAVSVKTGIFTGRSPKDRYIVQDDVTKDTIFWDGKVNLPTTPEIFESCKDLVLTQLSDAKKIYVVDTFCGTNIDTRLKVRFIVEVAWQAHFVTNMFIRPSHFELENFGEPDFTVINGSKTTNPNWEAQELNSENFVMFNLTEKLQIIGGTWYGGEMKKGMFAMMNYYLPLKGMASMHCSANVGEEGDVALFFGLSGTGKTTLSADPKRYLIGDDEHGWDNNGVFNYEGGCYAKVIDLSAEKEPDIFRAIKRDALLENVVVHDGVADYTDGSITENTRVSYPIYHINKIVLPSKAGHASKIVYLSADAFGVLPPVSILDENQAQYHFLCGYTSKLAGTERGITEPEPSFSPAFGEAFLTLHPTMYSKTLIGKMKEHGAKAYLVNTGWNGTGKRISLKDTRAIIDSIIDGSIEKAEKTTIPVMNLEIPTSLPNVSEGILDPRDTYNDVAEWEEKAKDLAAKYIKNFEQYCNTDEGKKLIASGPQLQEQTI from the coding sequence ATGAAAAACGCTAAAATCGTCCAAGATTTACAAAAATTAGGAATTAAAGGAGATTACGAATTAATTTATAATCCTTCATACGAAGAGTTATATCAAGCGGAAGTTTCACCTGAAAATCAGGGTTTTGAGAAAGCTGAGCTTACAGAATCTGGTGCAGTTTCTGTAAAAACGGGAATTTTCACTGGTCGTTCGCCTAAAGACAGGTATATTGTTCAGGATGATGTTACAAAAGATACTATTTTCTGGGATGGTAAAGTAAATTTACCTACAACACCTGAAATTTTCGAATCATGTAAAGATTTGGTATTGACTCAACTTTCTGATGCGAAAAAGATTTATGTAGTGGATACTTTTTGTGGAACCAATATCGACACAAGATTAAAAGTAAGATTTATCGTTGAAGTTGCTTGGCAGGCGCATTTCGTTACAAATATGTTTATCCGTCCTTCTCACTTCGAGTTAGAAAACTTCGGAGAACCAGATTTTACAGTAATCAACGGATCAAAAACTACAAACCCTAACTGGGAAGCGCAGGAATTAAATTCTGAAAACTTTGTCATGTTTAACCTTACTGAAAAACTTCAGATTATTGGAGGAACTTGGTATGGTGGTGAAATGAAAAAAGGAATGTTTGCAATGATGAATTATTACCTTCCATTAAAAGGAATGGCATCAATGCACTGTTCTGCAAACGTAGGAGAAGAAGGAGATGTAGCGTTATTCTTCGGACTTTCGGGAACAGGAAAAACTACTTTGTCTGCAGATCCTAAAAGATATTTAATTGGTGATGACGAGCACGGTTGGGATAATAACGGGGTTTTCAATTACGAAGGTGGTTGTTATGCTAAAGTAATCGATTTGTCAGCAGAAAAAGAGCCGGATATTTTCAGAGCGATAAAAAGAGATGCACTTCTTGAAAACGTTGTGGTACACGACGGTGTTGCTGATTACACAGACGGATCTATCACTGAAAACACAAGAGTTTCTTACCCGATTTATCATATCAACAAAATCGTTTTGCCTTCTAAAGCAGGTCACGCAAGTAAGATTGTTTATCTTTCTGCTGATGCTTTCGGAGTATTGCCTCCGGTTTCTATTTTAGATGAAAACCAGGCTCAATATCATTTCCTTTGTGGATATACTTCAAAATTAGCGGGAACTGAAAGAGGAATTACTGAACCAGAACCATCTTTCTCACCTGCATTTGGTGAAGCGTTCTTAACACTGCACCCAACAATGTATTCTAAAACATTGATCGGGAAAATGAAAGAACACGGTGCAAAAGCTTATTTAGTAAACACTGGATGGAACGGTACCGGAAAAAGAATCTCGTTAAAAGATACAAGAGCAATCATTGATTCTATCATCGACGGATCAATCGAAAAAGCTGAAAAAACAACGATCCCAGTAATGAATTTAGAAATTCCAACTTCATTGCCAAATGTTTCTGAAGGGATTTTAGATCCTAGAGATACATACAACGATGTTGCAGAATGGGAAGAAAAAGCAAAAGATCTTGCTGCAAAATATATCAAAAACTTCGAGCAGTATTGTAATACTGACGAAGGCAAAAAGCTGATTGCTTCTGGTCCTCAATTGCAGGAACAGACCATTTAG
- a CDS encoding type II 3-dehydroquinate dehydratase yields MKVLIINGPNLNLLGTREPEIYGSVSMEEYLEKLKSEFPAHELNYYQSNIEGELINRLQVDDFDAVVINPGAFTHYSYAIADCLKNIQKQKVEVHISNIYKREEFRQKSVTAACTDAVLSGFGMEGYRLAVLSLK; encoded by the coding sequence ATGAAAGTTTTAATTATAAATGGTCCTAATCTCAATCTGTTAGGCACGAGAGAGCCCGAAATTTACGGTAGTGTTTCTATGGAAGAGTATTTAGAAAAATTAAAGTCTGAATTTCCCGCTCATGAATTGAATTATTATCAGTCGAATATTGAAGGAGAACTGATTAACAGGCTTCAGGTAGATGATTTTGATGCAGTTGTTATTAATCCCGGAGCTTTCACACATTACTCTTATGCAATTGCGGATTGTTTAAAGAATATTCAGAAACAGAAAGTAGAAGTTCACATCAGTAATATTTACAAAAGAGAAGAATTTAGGCAGAAATCTGTAACGGCAGCTTGTACGGATGCAGTTTTGTCCGGCTTTGGAATGGAAGGATATCGATTGGCAGTTTTGAGTTTAAAATAA
- a CDS encoding GYDIA family GHMP kinase, whose protein sequence is MGEIYSPGKLMLTSEYFAVDGALVLAVPTKLGQEFFFEEKQDGKSIVFWEAYHQNKLWLKAVIDYKTWQILETNINQSAEFILKTLKNVQSLSETKFKSTDTYHLKTNLQFPSDYGLGSSSTLMNNLAEWSQIDPFHLNSISLGGSGYDIAVANAKSAVLFQNKPKIHFEKINFNPTFKNDLIFIHLNQKQDSREAIQLYRSKIKSQIIVDEFSNLTRNILLCDELENFSELMMLHEQKISDFIEIPTVKSRFFSDCPSFVKSLGAWGGDFVMSSKFVGFKDYFWGKGFTTVFEWDEIIGC, encoded by the coding sequence ATGGGCGAAATTTATTCACCGGGAAAGCTTATGCTTACTTCAGAATATTTCGCTGTAGACGGAGCTCTTGTCTTAGCGGTACCCACAAAGCTAGGACAGGAGTTTTTTTTTGAAGAAAAGCAAGACGGAAAATCAATTGTTTTCTGGGAAGCTTATCATCAAAACAAATTATGGCTAAAAGCTGTCATCGATTATAAAACATGGCAGATTTTAGAAACCAATATCAATCAAAGCGCAGAGTTTATTCTTAAAACTCTTAAAAATGTTCAGAGTCTTTCTGAAACTAAATTTAAAAGCACCGATACCTATCATTTAAAAACAAATCTTCAGTTTCCATCAGATTATGGTTTGGGAAGCAGTTCTACTTTAATGAACAATCTTGCGGAATGGTCGCAGATTGATCCTTTCCATTTAAATTCTATAAGTTTGGGTGGAAGCGGATACGATATTGCAGTTGCTAATGCAAAATCTGCAGTTTTGTTTCAGAACAAACCTAAAATACATTTTGAGAAGATAAATTTCAATCCAACATTTAAAAATGACTTGATTTTTATTCATCTCAATCAGAAGCAAGATAGTCGCGAAGCGATTCAACTTTACAGGTCAAAAATAAAGTCTCAAATTATAGTAGACGAATTTTCAAATCTCACAAGAAATATTTTGTTATGTGATGAATTGGAAAATTTTTCAGAACTAATGATGTTACATGAGCAAAAAATTTCAGATTTTATTGAAATTCCGACAGTTAAGTCAAGGTTTTTCTCAGATTGCCCTAGTTTTGTTAAAAGTTTGGGAGCTTGGGGTGGCGATTTTGTAATGAGCTCAAAATTTGTAGGGTTTAAGGACTATTTTTGGGGAAAAGGTTTTACTACTGTTTTTGAGTGGGATGAAATAATCGGTTGTTAA
- a CDS encoding SusC/RagA family TonB-linked outer membrane protein, with protein MINKNLINSKAWIPPVAVFFLGIINIHGQEAKKDTLREQDIDEVVVVAYGKAKKTSYTGSVATISSEKINNRPVTNITKALEGQVPGLQAVSASGQPGATASIRIRGIGSVSASSNPLFVVDGIPFDGNINSISPNDIESISVLKDATASSLYGSRAANGVIIITTKSGKKGEAKVNFNISQGFSTRAVKDYEQVNTDQYFQLYWEALRNGYKSSQVTSQQAAQMASDNLVSALGINPYGSGYAKPVGTDGKLLSGANALWNDDWRDILQRVAARSQVDLDFSGGSEKSNYFFSLGYLDDKGIAIGSGFTKYSTRLKINSEVKKWLTVGANLSYTNSLQEAPPSSDSRTDNIINAARVIPSFYPYYERNADGSHRLDANGNYIYDFGKYRPTSALQNQNAAATLPLDKNENREDNFSGKGFLDFTFLPELKFKSSFSVDLVNYNGHFYSNPLIGQGSEIGGSVTKTNSRTLSYTTSNILTFDKKFNQHHFNILAGQEFYHYEFQTISGNRSQFSLPYYYEPDAAALLGGFSGSSDKLGLLSYLGKAEYDFKNKYFISGSVRADGSSRFSPENRWGTFWSVGGSWKASSENFIKDLNIFDQLTLRASYGGQGNDKLSTYYAYQSLYTFYNNLGEGGTVASRLPTPDLKWETNLNLNVGLEFAILKNRIKGNVEYFQRQSKDLLFDMPLAPSVGFSGYQANIGELKNTGFEFSLFTTPVKTDDFEWNVDVNLSTLKNEITKLPKGSIVSGTKRLQVGGSIYDFFIPEWMGVDPTNGNPLWKTITTDANGNTVEGTTSEYAKATKTLQGSSLPKVMGGLTTSIRYKDFDFSGLLTFSLGGKILDTDYTMLMHNGSAAGRAWSSEMLNRWTPENTNTDVPALSTTTNNWTSASSRFLYSGTYARIKNVSLGYTLPSDYFEKIGLKKLRVYVQAENLFTFYKHKGMDPEQTLDGTTYYRYPAMRTVTFGVQATL; from the coding sequence ATGATTAACAAAAATTTAATTAATTCTAAAGCTTGGATTCCACCTGTTGCAGTATTTTTCTTAGGAATAATCAACATTCATGGTCAGGAAGCAAAAAAAGATACACTTCGCGAACAAGATATAGATGAAGTAGTAGTTGTTGCTTACGGAAAAGCGAAAAAAACAAGTTACACAGGCTCTGTGGCAACGATTTCGAGCGAAAAAATAAATAACAGACCCGTTACCAATATTACCAAAGCTTTGGAAGGACAGGTTCCTGGTCTTCAGGCGGTAAGTGCTTCAGGACAACCGGGTGCAACGGCATCTATCCGTATTCGTGGAATTGGCTCGGTGAGTGCTTCAAGTAATCCTTTGTTTGTCGTAGACGGAATTCCTTTTGACGGGAATATCAATTCGATAAGTCCCAATGATATTGAATCGATCAGTGTTTTGAAAGATGCTACGGCAAGTTCACTATATGGTTCAAGAGCAGCGAATGGAGTAATTATTATTACAACAAAATCCGGAAAAAAGGGTGAGGCAAAAGTGAATTTTAATATCAGTCAGGGTTTTTCTACCAGAGCGGTTAAAGATTACGAGCAGGTAAATACAGATCAGTATTTTCAGTTGTACTGGGAAGCTTTGAGAAATGGCTACAAATCGAGTCAGGTTACTTCTCAACAGGCGGCGCAAATGGCGAGTGATAATTTAGTTTCTGCTTTAGGAATCAATCCTTATGGTTCAGGTTACGCAAAACCAGTGGGGACCGATGGAAAACTTTTGTCAGGAGCTAATGCTTTATGGAACGACGACTGGAGAGATATTCTTCAGAGAGTTGCAGCAAGAAGTCAGGTAGATTTAGATTTCAGTGGCGGAAGTGAAAAGAGCAACTATTTCTTTTCATTAGGGTACCTTGATGATAAAGGAATTGCTATTGGATCAGGCTTTACAAAATACAGTACAAGACTTAAAATAAACTCTGAAGTCAAAAAATGGTTAACTGTTGGTGCTAATTTAAGTTATACCAACAGTCTTCAGGAAGCGCCGCCTTCTTCAGATTCCAGAACGGATAATATCATTAATGCAGCAAGAGTAATTCCTTCTTTTTATCCTTATTACGAAAGAAATGCAGACGGAAGTCACCGGTTAGATGCCAATGGAAATTATATCTACGACTTTGGAAAATACCGTCCTACAAGTGCTTTGCAAAATCAAAATGCTGCGGCAACATTACCTTTAGATAAAAATGAAAACCGTGAAGATAACTTTTCAGGAAAAGGATTTTTAGACTTTACTTTCTTACCGGAATTAAAGTTTAAATCTAGCTTTTCTGTTGATTTGGTTAATTACAACGGTCACTTTTATTCCAATCCTTTGATAGGGCAAGGAAGCGAAATCGGTGGTTCGGTAACAAAAACAAATTCAAGAACGCTGTCTTATACAACCAGTAATATTTTGACTTTTGATAAAAAATTCAACCAGCATCACTTTAATATTTTAGCGGGACAGGAATTTTATCATTACGAATTTCAAACCATCTCAGGAAACAGAAGTCAATTTTCACTTCCATATTACTATGAGCCAGATGCAGCAGCTTTGTTAGGAGGATTTAGCGGAAGCAGCGATAAACTAGGTTTGTTAAGTTATTTAGGAAAAGCGGAATATGATTTTAAAAATAAATATTTCATTTCCGGATCGGTAAGAGCAGATGGTTCTTCAAGATTTTCACCTGAAAACAGATGGGGAACTTTCTGGTCAGTTGGTGGTTCATGGAAAGCTTCGAGCGAAAATTTCATTAAAGATTTGAATATTTTTGATCAGTTGACGCTTCGTGCAAGTTACGGAGGTCAGGGAAATGATAAGTTGAGTACGTATTATGCCTACCAAAGTTTGTACACATTTTATAATAATCTAGGTGAAGGCGGTACGGTTGCAAGCAGACTTCCTACTCCGGATCTGAAGTGGGAAACCAATCTCAACTTAAATGTAGGATTAGAATTTGCCATTCTGAAAAACAGAATCAAAGGTAATGTAGAATATTTCCAGCGTCAAAGTAAAGATCTTTTGTTTGATATGCCTTTGGCTCCATCAGTTGGTTTCAGCGGTTATCAGGCGAATATTGGAGAATTAAAAAACACAGGTTTTGAATTTTCTCTCTTTACAACTCCTGTTAAAACAGATGATTTCGAATGGAATGTTGATGTGAATCTGAGTACTTTAAAAAATGAAATTACAAAGCTTCCGAAAGGTTCAATTGTTAGCGGGACAAAACGTTTGCAGGTTGGAGGTTCTATTTATGATTTCTTCATTCCAGAATGGATGGGAGTTGATCCGACTAACGGAAATCCGCTTTGGAAAACAATTACCACTGATGCAAACGGAAATACAGTAGAAGGAACGACTTCTGAGTATGCAAAAGCTACGAAAACTTTGCAGGGTTCTTCTTTGCCTAAAGTAATGGGTGGCCTTACAACCAGCATCAGATATAAAGATTTTGATTTTTCTGGATTATTGACTTTCAGTTTGGGTGGTAAAATTCTCGATACCGATTATACGATGTTGATGCATAACGGAAGTGCTGCAGGAAGAGCGTGGAGTTCTGAAATGTTAAACCGATGGACTCCTGAAAATACAAATACGGATGTTCCGGCTTTAAGCACAACAACCAATAACTGGACTTCAGCTTCGTCAAGATTTTTGTATTCCGGAACGTATGCAAGAATTAAAAACGTAAGCTTAGGATACACCCTTCCTTCAGATTATTTCGAAAAAATCGGATTGAAAAAGCTGAGAGTTTATGTTCAGGCAGAAAACCTTTTCACATTCTATAAACATAAAGGAATGGATCCTGAGCAAACTTTAGACGGAACAACGTACTACAGATATCCTGCAATGAGAACGGTAACTTTTGGTGTGCAGGCTACTCTTTAA
- a CDS encoding helix-turn-helix domain-containing protein, with protein MSDLKSKDEQIKKVKYELMDRYTILMASVLIVYIIIFTFFIPNKILSWYLIIGLFFASYSYLLARKKYNINTIVHTYLIVAPLFNFYIMLIFWHNSVASFCWLLPIPLAAHIFFRRKEVLKYTIYTLLNIIIGYIVANNFNFPAHSQQEVIFTDTIVYISNILVVVLLIYYKDKIRKLEVLSRFMKFEEAHKETIKVTEANVLTEDTDVENMEKLFGKIENVMKEDMLFKDVKFNLSKLSVILDVNSTYISKAIRYKGYPNFNSYLNIYRINHVKQLFNEIDFQKTTLMYIYTEAGFSNQSTFNRVFKQIEEITPSEYVQLNYKN; from the coding sequence ATGTCAGATTTAAAATCGAAAGATGAACAAATAAAAAAAGTAAAATATGAATTGATGGACAGATATACAATTCTTATGGCATCCGTATTAATTGTATATATTATAATATTCACCTTTTTCATTCCAAATAAAATACTCTCTTGGTACTTAATTATAGGGTTGTTTTTTGCAAGTTACAGTTATTTGCTTGCGCGAAAAAAATACAATATCAATACAATTGTTCATACATATTTAATAGTTGCACCATTATTTAACTTTTATATTATGCTTATATTTTGGCATAATTCCGTTGCAAGTTTTTGCTGGCTTTTACCAATTCCTCTTGCTGCTCATATATTTTTTAGACGCAAAGAAGTGTTAAAATATACTATATATACATTATTAAACATTATTATTGGATATATAGTGGCAAATAATTTCAATTTTCCAGCACATAGCCAACAAGAAGTAATCTTTACAGATACTATTGTATATATTTCAAATATTCTGGTTGTTGTTTTGTTGATTTATTACAAAGATAAAATCAGAAAACTTGAAGTTTTATCTAGATTTATGAAATTTGAAGAAGCTCATAAAGAAACCATAAAAGTAACAGAGGCCAATGTACTAACAGAGGATACCGATGTTGAAAATATGGAAAAATTATTCGGAAAAATAGAAAACGTAATGAAAGAAGATATGCTTTTTAAAGATGTAAAATTCAATCTTTCAAAACTGAGCGTAATATTGGATGTTAATAGTACTTACATTTCCAAAGCTATTCGCTATAAAGGGTATCCTAATTTCAACAGCTATCTAAATATTTACAGAATCAATCACGTAAAACAACTTTTTAATGAAATTGATTTTCAAAAAACTACTTTAATGTATATTTATACAGAAGCTGGCTTTTCAAATCAATCGACATTTAACCGTGTTTTTAAGCAGATAGAAGAAATTACACCTTCAGAATATGTGCAATTAAATTATAAAAATTAA
- the fabD gene encoding ACP S-malonyltransferase — protein MKALVFPGQGSQFVGMGKELYDSRKDIKDLMESANEILGFDILSLMFSGTDEDLKKTEVTQPSIFIHSVAALKAVNGLGAEMVAGHSLGEFSALVANGVLSFDDGLKLVSERAKAMQAACDANPSSMAAILGLDDAKVEEICASISGVVVPANYNCPGQLVISGETIAVEEACVKLKEAGAKRALLLPVNGAFHSPLMQPAQERLAAAIENTKFRKATIPVYQNITTTAVTDPDQIKANLIAQLTGPVKWTQSVQNMIKDGATNFVEVGPGKTLQGLIKKIDSAVASASAI, from the coding sequence ATGAAAGCACTTGTATTTCCTGGTCAGGGATCACAGTTTGTAGGTATGGGAAAAGAATTATACGATTCCCGTAAAGACATTAAAGATCTGATGGAATCTGCTAACGAAATTTTAGGTTTTGATATTCTTTCCCTTATGTTTAGCGGGACAGATGAAGATCTTAAGAAAACGGAGGTTACTCAACCTTCAATATTCATACATTCAGTTGCTGCTTTAAAAGCGGTAAACGGTCTTGGTGCCGAAATGGTTGCAGGACACTCTTTAGGAGAATTTTCTGCATTGGTTGCCAATGGAGTTTTATCTTTTGATGACGGTTTGAAACTGGTATCTGAAAGAGCTAAAGCAATGCAGGCTGCTTGTGATGCAAACCCAAGTTCTATGGCCGCAATTTTAGGTTTGGATGATGCTAAAGTGGAAGAAATTTGTGCATCAATCAGTGGAGTAGTGGTTCCTGCAAATTACAATTGTCCTGGACAATTGGTAATTTCTGGTGAAACGATTGCCGTAGAAGAAGCTTGTGTTAAATTAAAAGAAGCTGGAGCAAAAAGAGCATTATTATTGCCGGTAAACGGAGCTTTCCATTCGCCATTAATGCAACCTGCACAAGAAAGATTGGCTGCTGCAATTGAGAATACGAAATTCAGAAAGGCAACTATTCCTGTTTATCAGAATATTACAACAACTGCTGTTACAGATCCGGATCAGATTAAAGCTAATCTTATCGCTCAGTTAACGGGGCCTGTAAAATGGACACAGTCTGTTCAGAATATGATTAAAGATGGTGCTACAAATTTTGTAGAAGTGGGTCCTGGAAAAACACTTCAGGGATTAATCAAAAAAATTGATAGCGCAGTAGCATCTGCTTCTGCCATCTAA